From one Rosa rugosa chromosome 4, drRosRugo1.1, whole genome shotgun sequence genomic stretch:
- the LOC133706916 gene encoding probable leucine-rich repeat receptor-like protein kinase At1g35710: MRSLTFDRVCPLIYCLLLHVHLLSSQNYFPHFASASSTTEAEALLKWKASFLNQTSHNNQLEDWIYLPKSSDTNATNSSSTPKANGSPCIWTGISCNAAGRVTNITIASSGIQGMLHEFSFSSFPYLEYLDLSFNKLFDVIPPHISFLSKLFHLDLSNNQLSGRIPPKIGLLRNLTSLHLHKNNLSGVIPPSLGNLKSLVNLSVSYNLLNGSIPASLGDLINITILYLGKNNLSGTVPKELGNLKSLVDLELSTNQLSGSIPKTLGDLTKLTTLYLHTNNLSGHIPKELGNLKSLVDLQLNTNQLSGSIPKTLGDLTNLTTLYLYSNNLSGTIPKELGNLKSLVDLQLNTNQFSGSIPKVLGDLTNLTTLYLYSNNLSGVIPPSLGNMKLLVNLSVSYNLLNGSIPASLGDLINITILYLGKNNLSGHIPKELGNLKSLVDLQLNTNQLSGSIPKTLGDLTNLTTLYLYSNNLSGTIPKELGNLKSLVHLQLSINQLSGSIPKTLGDLTNLTTLYLHTNNLSGTIPKELGNLKSLVDLQLNTNQLSGSIPKTLGDLTNLTTLYLYSNNLSGTIPKELGNLKSLVNLQLNTNQFSGSIPKVLGDLTNLTTLYLYSNNLSGVIPPSLGNMKLLVNLSVSYNLLNGSIPASLGDLININRLYLGQNNLSGTIPKELGNLKSLVDLQLSINKLSGSIPKTLGDLTNFTTLYLYRNNLSGVIPPSLGNLKSLVNLSVSYNLLNGSIPATLGDLININRLHLGQNNLSGTIPKELGNLKSLVDLQLSINQLSGSIPKTLGDLTNLTTLYLHTNNLSGTLPKELGNLKSLVDLQLNTNQLSGSIPKTLGDLTNLTTLYLYSNNLSGTIPKELGNLKSLVNLQLNTNQFSGSIPKVLGDLTNLTTLYLYSNNLSGVIPPSLGNMKLLVNLSVSYNLLNGSIPASLGDLININRLYLGQNNLSGTIPKELGNLKSLVDLQLSINKLSGSIPKTLGDLTNLTTLYLYSNHLSGTIPKEIGNLKSLVNLDLSSNKFNGLIPTSFGDLLYLEILSLGDNHLFGSIPEEIGNIRKLKSLQLYGNQFSGYLPQHICRGRSLTKFSAFSNHLSGPIPKSLKTCTSLIRLRLEGNQLTGNISEHFGVYPNMYFIDLSRNKFYGEISQTWGWCRNLATLQIAGNNLTGPIPHEIANATQIHVLDLSSNGLVGTIPKEFGGLSSMVKLKLDGNQLTGHVPLEFKSLANLEYLDLSANKFNDSIPSFICDFLKLYYLNLSNNMFSQAIPFQLGKLVQLTQLDLSSNALEGHIPLDISKMQSLEMLNISHNDLSGFIPTSMEDMHGLMYVDISYNHLEGPLPNINAFQAAPREALQGNKGLCGNSTFLQPCNKQSPKKDHKLVLLLIFLMLGALALLAFIFAVVAKRKKKHQHGENANMNEEISLSILKFDGKKMFEEIVRATKDFDPMYCIGQGEQGSVYKATLSTADTVAVKKLHLLCDDDKNIQKEFLNEIKALTKTRHRNIVKLFGYCSHRRYSFLVYEYLEKGSLARVLSKDEEAKELGWSKRLNIVKGVAHALCYMHHDCLPSIVHRDISSKNILLDAEYGACVSDFGIAKFLNPDSANWTALAGTYGYVAPELAYTMEVNEKCDVYSFGVVTLEIIMGRHPGDLLSSLSSGSSSSTALPAHQMPIEDVLDQRISPPTRVLVGIQTEASRIDYSRANQSGFVLNHPNFRDSIFLELAANPPRHRNQRKNPPMMKRGG; encoded by the exons ATGAGATCTTTAACTTTTGATAGAGTATGCCCTTTAATTTACTGTCTTCTCTTGCACGTTCACCTACTTTCATCACAAAATTACTTTCCACATTTTGCTTCTGCTAGTTCAACTACTGAAGCGGAGGCTCTTCTCAAATGGAAAGCCAGCTTTCTAAATCAAACATCTCATAATAACCAGCTCGAGGATTGGATTTACCTTCCCAAGAGTTCTGATACCAATGCCACCAATTCTTCCAGCACCCCCAAAGCAAACGGAAGCCCATGCATTTGGACTGGTATTTCATGCAATGCTGCTGGAAGAGTCACCAACATAACCATTGCCAGTTCCGGAATACAAGGTATGCTACATGAATTTTCATTCTCATCCTTCCCCtatcttgaatatcttgatctCAGCTTCAATAAACTCTTTGATGTTATCCCACCTCACATCAGTTTCCTCTCCAAACTCTTTCATCTTGACCTCTCCAATAACCAGTTATCCGGGAGAATTCCACCAAAAATTGGTCTTCTCAGAAATCTTACCTCTCTCCATCTCCACAAAAATAATCTTTCTGGTGTTATTCCTCCTTCATTAGGGAATCTGAAATCGCTTGTGAATCTATCAGTGAGCTATAATCTACTCAATGGTTCAATTCCAGCATCACTTGGTGATCTCATAAACATTACCATACTCTACCTCGGTAAAAATAATCTCTCTGGCACCGTTCCAAAAGAGTTAGGGAACCTAAAATCTTTGGTGGACCTAGAGTTGAGCACCAATCaactcagtggttcaattccgaAAACGTTGGGTGATCTGACCAAACTTACCACTCTTTATCTCCATACAAATAACCTCTCTGGCCATATTCCAAAAGAGTTAGGGAACCTGAAATCTTTGGTGGATCTACAGTTGAACACTAATCAACTTAGTGGTTCAATTCCAAAAACATTGGGTGATCTGACCAACCTTACCACTCTTTATCTTTATTCAAATAATCTCTCTGGGACCATTCCAAAAGAGTTAGGGAACCTCAAATCTTTGGTGGATCTACAGTTGAACACTAATCAATtcagtggttcaattccgaAAGTATTGGGTGATCTGACAAACCTTACCACTCTTTATCTCTACAGTAATAATCTTTCTGGTGTTATTCCTCCTTCATTAGGGAATATGAAATTGCTTGTGAATCTATCAGTGAGTTATAATCTACTCAATGGTTCAATTCCAGCATCACTTGGTGATCTCATAAACATTACCATACTCTACCTCGGTAAAAATAACCTCTCTGGCCATATTCCAAAAGAGTTAGGGAACCTGAAATCTTTGGTGGATCTACAGTTGAACACTAATCAACTTAGTGGTTCAATTCCAAAAACATTGGGTGATCTGACCAACCTTACCACTCTTTATCTTTATTCAAATAATCTCTCTGGGACCATTCCAAAAGAGTTAGGGAACCTCAAATCTTTGGTGCATCTACAGTtgagcatcaatcaactcagtggttcaattccAAAAACATTGGGTGATTTGACCAACCTTACCACTCTTTATCTCCATACAAATAACCTCTCTGGCACCATTCCAAAAGAGTTAGGGAACCTCAAATCTTTGGTGGATCTACAGTTGAACACTAATCAACTTAGTGGTTCAATTCCAAAAACATTGGGTGATCTGACCAACCTTACCACTCTTTATCTTTATTCAAATAATCTCTCTGGGACCATTCCAAAAGAGTTAGGGAACCTCAAATCTTTGGTGAATCTACAGTTGAACACTAATCAATTCAGTGGTTCAATTCCAAAAGTATTGGGTGATCTGACCAACCTTACCACTCTCTATCTCTACAGTAATAATCTTTCTGGTGTTATTCCTCCTTCATTAGGGAATATGAAATTGCTTGTGAATCTATCAGTGAGCTATAATCTACTCAATGGTTCAATTCCAGCATCACTTGGTGATCTCATAAACATTAACAGGCTCTACCTAGGCCAAAATAACCTCTCTGGCACCATTCCAAAAGAGTTAGGGAACCTCAAATCTTTGGTGGATCTACAGTTGAGCATAAATAaactcagtggttcaattccAAAAACATTGGGTGATCTGACCAACTTTACCACTCTCTATCTCTACAGAAATAATCTTTCTGGTGTTATTCCTCCTTCATTAGGGAATCTGAAATCGCTTGTGAATCTATCAGTAAGCTATAATCTACTCAATGGTTCAATTCCAGCAACACTTGGTGATCTCATAAACATTAACAGGCTCCACCTCGGCCAAAATAACCTCTCTGGCACCATTCCAAAAGAGTTAGGGAACCTCAAATCTTTGGTGGATCTACAGTtgagcatcaatcaactcagtggttcaattccAAAAACATTGGGTGATCTGACCAACCTTACCACTCTTTATCTCCATACAAATAACCTCTCTGGCACCCTTCCAAAAGAGTTAGGGAACCTCAAATCTTTGGTGGATCTACAGTTGAACACTAATCAACTTAGTGGTTCAATTCCAAAAACATTGGGTGATCTGACCAACCTTACCACTCTTTATCTTTATTCAAATAATCTCTCTGGGACCATTCCAAAAGAGTTAGGGAACCTCAAATCTTTGGTGAATCTACAGTTGAACACTAATCAATTCAGTGGTTCAATTCCAAAAGTATTGGGTGATCTGACCAACCTTACCACTCTCTATCTCTACAGTAATAATCTTTCTGGTGTTATTCCTCCTTCATTAGGGAATATGAAATTGCTTGTGAATCTATCAGTGAGCTATAATCTACTCAATGGTTCAATTCCAGCATCACTTGGTGATCTCATAAACATTAACAGGCTCTACCTAGGCCAAAATAACCTCTCTGGCACCATTCCAAAAGAGTTAGGGAACCTCAAATCTTTGGTGGATCTACAGTTGAGTATAAATAaactcagtggttcaattccAAAAACATTGGGTGATCTGACCAACCTTACCACTCTCTATCTCTATTCAAATCATCTTTCTGGAACTATTCCTAAGGAGATAGGGAATTTGAAATCATTGGTGAATCTTGATTTGAGCAGCAATAAATTCAATGGTTTAATTCCCACTTCATTCGGTGACTTGCTTTACTTGGAAATCTTATCTCTAGGGGACAACCATCTTTTTGGCTCTATCCCAGAAGAGATCGGGAATATCCGGAAGTTAAAAAGTTTGCAATTATATGGAAACCAATTTTCTGGTTATTTGCCTCAACACATTTGCCGAGGCAGATCACTCACAAAATTTTCAGCATTCTCCAATCATCTGAGTGGTCCAATCCCCAAAAGCTTGAAAACCTGCACGAGCTTAATAAGACTCCGTCTTGAAGGAAACCAATTGACAGGCAACATATCAGAACACTTTGGTGTTTATCCAAATATGTATTTTATAGATTTGAGTCGCAATAAATTTTATGGAGAAATCTCACAAACTTGGGGATGGTGCCGAAATTTAGCGACCCTACAAATTGCGGGAAACAACCTTACTGGTCCGATACCACATGAGATTGCTAACGCAACCCAAATTCATGTGCTTGATCTTTCTTCAAATGGTTTAGTCGGGACAATTCCAAAAGAGTTTGGGGGATTATCTTCAATGGTCAAGCTGAAGTTAGATGGCAATCAACTTACAGGTCATGTACCTTTAGAGTTCAAGTCATTGGCTaatcttgaatatcttgatctCTCAGCAAACAAATTCAATGATTCAATTCCAAGCTTTATATGTGACTTTCTCAAGTTATATTACTTGAATTTGAGCAACAACATGTTCAGTCAAGCAATTCCATTTCAACTGGGGAAGTTAGTTCAACTAACCCAACTAGATTTGAGTTCTAATGCACTTGAAGGTCATATACCATTAGATATTAGCAAAATGCAGAGTCTGGAGATGCTTAATATATCCCATAACGATCTTTCTGGTTTCATTCCAACAAGTATGGAAGACATGCATGGGCTAATGTATGTTGACATATCCTACAATCACTTGGAAGGCCCACTTCCCAACATCAATGCATTTCAAGCTGCTCCTCGAGAAGCATTGCAAGGGAACAAAGGCTTGTGTGGCAACTCAACATTTTTGCAACCCTGCAATAAACAAAGCCCGAAAAAGGACCATAAACTCGTACTTCTGCTAATCTTCCTTATGCTTGGAGCACTTGCACTTCTAGCCTTTATATTTGCAGTAGtagcaaaaaggaaaaagaagcatCAGCATGGAGAAAACGCCAACATGAATGAAGAAATTTCTCTTTCAATATTAAAGTTTGATGGAAAGAAGATGTTTGAGGAAATCGTAAGGGCAACAAAAGATTTTGATCCCATGTATTGCATAGGGCAGGGAGAACAGGGAAGTGTCTACAAAGCAACTTTGTCAACTGCTGACACAGTAGCTGTGAAGAAACTCCATCTGTTATGCGATGATGACAAGAATATTCAAAAGGAATTCTTGAATGAAATTAAGGCACTAACTAAGACCCGTCACCGAAATATTGTGAAGCTTTTTGGTTATTGTTCACATAGGCGATACTCATTTTTGGTGTATGAGTATCTTGAAAAAGGTAGTTTGGCCAGAGTGTTGAGCAAAGATGAGGAAGCTAAAGAATTGGGTTGGAGTAAAAGGTTGAATATCGTGAAAGGTGTAGCTCATGCCTTGTGTTACATGCACCACGATTGCTTGCCATCAATTGTACATCGGGACATATCGAGCAAGAACATTTTGCTGGATGCAGAGTATGGGGCCTGTGTTTCAGACTTTGGCATTGCTAAGTTCTTAAACCCAGACTCAGCTAATTGGACTGCCCTTGCAGGCACCTATGGATATGTTGCACCAG AGCTTGCATATACAATGGAAGTAAATGAGAAGTGTGACGTTTATAGTTTTGGAGTGGTGACATTGGAAATAATTATGGGAAGACATCCGGGAGACCTTCTGTCATCTTTATCATCAGGATCGTCCTCATCAACTGCATTACCTGCCCATCAAATGCCAATTGAGGATGTCTTGGACCAACGCATATCCCCTCCCACTCGAGTTCTGGTTGGAATTCAAACTGAAGCTTCCAGAATCGACTATTCTCGAGCCAATCAGTCAGGATTTGTCCTCAACCATCCGAATTTCAG GGATTCCATCTTTCTCGAACTGGCGGCGAACCCCCCGCGCCACAGAAACCAAAGAAAGAACCCGCCGATGATGAAAAGAG GAGGATGA
- the LOC133706919 gene encoding MDIS1-interacting receptor like kinase 2-like isoform X3 has protein sequence MRTSAAYDKVCSVACLILYVHLISSPKFASASAETNALLKWKASFQNQTQPDILTSWTYLPIATNSSRDQKANASPCFWTGISCNAAGSISRINLTNSGIPGNNITGTIPPEIGNLTQLQLLNLSSNHLVGNIPVELGRLTSLGKLILKDNQLSGGIPQELGSLTELEYLDLSTNKLSQSIPSSLGNFLKLHHINASNNKLSQKIPFQFRSLTQLSVLDLSHNGLDREIPTELSNLKSLVTLNLSHNNLSGVIPKSFDELRGLDHIDISYNQFWGPIPNNKAFHEAPIEALKGNKGLCGNVTGFLPCIINPEDKKHSSIYFIL, from the exons ATGAGAACTTCAGCAGCTTATGATAAGGTATGCTCTGTAGCTTGCCTTATCCTGTATGTTCATTTGATTTCATCACCgaaatttgcttctgcttctgcagAAACCAATGCTCTTCTAAAATGGAAAGCCAGCTTTCAAAATCAAACCCAACCGGATATTCTAACCTCATGGACTTACCTTCCCATTGCCACCAATTCTTCCAGAGATCAAAAAGCAAATGCAAGCCCGTGTTTTTGGACCGGTATTTCATGCAATGCTGCTGGAAGTATCAGCAGAATAAACCTTACCAATTCCGGTATACCAG GCAACAATATTACTGGTACCATTCCACCTGAGATTGGAAACTTGACTCAACTGCAGTTGcttaatctttcttcaaatcATTTGGTGGGAAACATCCCTGTGGAACTTGGAAGGCTCACTTCGTTAGGGAAGCTTATACTGAAAGACAACCAACTCTCTGGTGGTATACCTCAAGAGCTTGGATCACTGACTGAACTTGAGTATCTTGACCTGTCCACAAACAAATTGAGCCAGTCAATTCCAAGTAGCCTAGGTAACTTTCTGAAGCTGCACCATATCAATGCCAGCAACAACAAGTTAAGccaaaaaattccatttcaatTCAGGAGTTTAACTCAGCTGTCCGTGCTAGATTTGAGTCACAATGGTCTTGATCGAGAGATACCAACAGAGCTTAGTAATTTGAAAAGTTTGGTGACACTAAATCTTTCCCACAATAATCTCTCTGGAGTTATTCCAAAGAGTTTTgatgaacttcgtggcttggaTCACATCGACATATCATACAATCAATTCTGGGGTCCCATCCCAAACAATAAGGCATTTCATGAGGCTCCCATTGAAGCATTGAAGGGAAACAAGGGGTTGTGTGGAAATGTTACAGGTTTTCTGCCCTGCATTATTAATCCGGAAGATAAGAAGCACAGTTCTATATACTTTATACTTTGA
- the LOC133706919 gene encoding MDIS1-interacting receptor like kinase 2-like isoform X4 — protein sequence MIRDQKANASPCFWTGISCNAAGSISRINLTNSGIPGNNITGTIPPEIGNLTQLQLLNLSSNHLVGNIPVELGRLTSLGKLILKDNQLSGGIPQELGSLTELEYLDLSTNKLSQSIPSSLGNFLKLHHINASNNKLSQKIPFQFRSLTQLSVLDLSHNGLDREIPTELSNLKSLVTLNLSHNNLSGVIPKSFDELRGLDHIDISYNQFWGPIPNNKAFHEAPIEALKGNKGLCGNVTGFLPCIINPEDKKHSSIYFIL from the exons ATGATAAG AGATCAAAAAGCAAATGCAAGCCCGTGTTTTTGGACCGGTATTTCATGCAATGCTGCTGGAAGTATCAGCAGAATAAACCTTACCAATTCCGGTATACCAG GCAACAATATTACTGGTACCATTCCACCTGAGATTGGAAACTTGACTCAACTGCAGTTGcttaatctttcttcaaatcATTTGGTGGGAAACATCCCTGTGGAACTTGGAAGGCTCACTTCGTTAGGGAAGCTTATACTGAAAGACAACCAACTCTCTGGTGGTATACCTCAAGAGCTTGGATCACTGACTGAACTTGAGTATCTTGACCTGTCCACAAACAAATTGAGCCAGTCAATTCCAAGTAGCCTAGGTAACTTTCTGAAGCTGCACCATATCAATGCCAGCAACAACAAGTTAAGccaaaaaattccatttcaatTCAGGAGTTTAACTCAGCTGTCCGTGCTAGATTTGAGTCACAATGGTCTTGATCGAGAGATACCAACAGAGCTTAGTAATTTGAAAAGTTTGGTGACACTAAATCTTTCCCACAATAATCTCTCTGGAGTTATTCCAAAGAGTTTTgatgaacttcgtggcttggaTCACATCGACATATCATACAATCAATTCTGGGGTCCCATCCCAAACAATAAGGCATTTCATGAGGCTCCCATTGAAGCATTGAAGGGAAACAAGGGGTTGTGTGGAAATGTTACAGGTTTTCTGCCCTGCATTATTAATCCGGAAGATAAGAAGCACAGTTCTATATACTTTATACTTTGA
- the LOC133706919 gene encoding MDIS1-interacting receptor like kinase 2-like isoform X1, giving the protein MIRDQKANASPCFWTGISCNAAGSISRINLTNSGIPGTLHEFSFSSFQNLEYIDLSINKLFGVIPPQISSLSKLMYLDLSNNQLSGRIPQEIGFLISLHTLQLNKNQLNGSIPQEIGQLKSLLVLSLIENRLTGPLPLSIGNLSTLEVLYIRDNQVSGSIPHVIGNLKNLVVLRVARNNLTGHLPPNLCQGGRLINFTANSNRLIGPIPKSLKNCRTLYRVRLDRNQLTGNISEDFGEYPNLDYINLSDNKFYGELSPKWGRSLKLTNLEIAGNNITGTIPPEIGNLTQLQLLNLSSNHLVGNIPVELGRLTSLGKLILKDNQLSGGIPQELGSLTELEYLDLSTNKLSQSIPSSLGNFLKLHHINASNNKLSQKIPFQFRSLTQLSVLDLSHNGLDREIPTELSNLKSLVTLNLSHNNLSGVIPKSFDELRGLDHIDISYNQFWGPIPNNKAFHEAPIEALKGNKGLCGNVTGFLPCIINPEDKKHSSIYFIL; this is encoded by the exons ATGATAAG AGATCAAAAAGCAAATGCAAGCCCGTGTTTTTGGACCGGTATTTCATGCAATGCTGCTGGAAGTATCAGCAGAATAAACCTTACCAATTCCGGTATACCAGGTACGCTACATGAATTTTCATTCtcatccttccaaaatctagaATACATTGACCTCAGCATAAATAAGCTATTCGGTGTCATCCCACCACAAATCAGTTCTCTCTCCAAACTCATGTATCTTGATCTCTCCAATAATCAGTTGTCCGGGAGAATCCCACAAGAAATTGGTTTCCTCATAAGCCTTCACACCCTACAGCTCAATAAAAATCAGTTGAATGGGTCAATTCCTCAAGAAATAGGTCAGCTTAAGTCTCTTCTTGTTCTTAGTCTCATAGAAAATCGCCTCACTGGTCCTCTTCCGTTGTCAATTGGTAATTTAAGCACGTTAGAGGTTCTATACATTCGGGACAACCAAGTCTCTGGCTCCATTCCTCATGTGATAGGGAATCTCAAGAATCTGGTTGTGCTAAGAGTCGCCAGAAACAATCTGACTGGTCATTTGCCTCCGAATCTCTGTCAAGGTGGGCGTCTTATTAATTTCACTGCAAATAGCAATCGTCTGATAGGTCCAATCCCCAAAAGCCTGAAAAACTGCAGAACATTATACAGAGTCCGCCTTGATAGAAACCAACTCACTGGAAACATATCTGAAGATTTTGGTGAATATCCAAACTTGGATTACATAAATCTAAGCGACAATAAATTTTACGGAGAACTTTCACCGAAATGGGGTAGGTCTCTGAAGCTAACAAATCTTGAGATTGCAGGCAACAATATTACTGGTACCATTCCACCTGAGATTGGAAACTTGACTCAACTGCAGTTGcttaatctttcttcaaatcATTTGGTGGGAAACATCCCTGTGGAACTTGGAAGGCTCACTTCGTTAGGGAAGCTTATACTGAAAGACAACCAACTCTCTGGTGGTATACCTCAAGAGCTTGGATCACTGACTGAACTTGAGTATCTTGACCTGTCCACAAACAAATTGAGCCAGTCAATTCCAAGTAGCCTAGGTAACTTTCTGAAGCTGCACCATATCAATGCCAGCAACAACAAGTTAAGccaaaaaattccatttcaatTCAGGAGTTTAACTCAGCTGTCCGTGCTAGATTTGAGTCACAATGGTCTTGATCGAGAGATACCAACAGAGCTTAGTAATTTGAAAAGTTTGGTGACACTAAATCTTTCCCACAATAATCTCTCTGGAGTTATTCCAAAGAGTTTTgatgaacttcgtggcttggaTCACATCGACATATCATACAATCAATTCTGGGGTCCCATCCCAAACAATAAGGCATTTCATGAGGCTCCCATTGAAGCATTGAAGGGAAACAAGGGGTTGTGTGGAAATGTTACAGGTTTTCTGCCCTGCATTATTAATCCGGAAGATAAGAAGCACAGTTCTATATACTTTATACTTTGA
- the LOC133706919 gene encoding MDIS1-interacting receptor like kinase 2-like isoform X2, translating into MYLDLSNNQLSGRIPQEIGFLISLHTLQLNKNQLNGSIPQEIGQLKSLLVLSLIENRLTGPLPLSIGNLSTLEVLYIRDNQVSGSIPHVIGNLKNLVVLRVARNNLTGHLPPNLCQGGRLINFTANSNRLIGPIPKSLKNCRTLYRVRLDRNQLTGNISEDFGEYPNLDYINLSDNKFYGELSPKWGRSLKLTNLEIAGNNITGTIPPEIGNLTQLQLLNLSSNHLVGNIPVELGRLTSLGKLILKDNQLSGGIPQELGSLTELEYLDLSTNKLSQSIPSSLGNFLKLHHINASNNKLSQKIPFQFRSLTQLSVLDLSHNGLDREIPTELSNLKSLVTLNLSHNNLSGVIPKSFDELRGLDHIDISYNQFWGPIPNNKAFHEAPIEALKGNKGLCGNVTGFLPCIINPEDKKHSSIYFIL; encoded by the coding sequence ATGTATCTTGATCTCTCCAATAATCAGTTGTCCGGGAGAATCCCACAAGAAATTGGTTTCCTCATAAGCCTTCACACCCTACAGCTCAATAAAAATCAGTTGAATGGGTCAATTCCTCAAGAAATAGGTCAGCTTAAGTCTCTTCTTGTTCTTAGTCTCATAGAAAATCGCCTCACTGGTCCTCTTCCGTTGTCAATTGGTAATTTAAGCACGTTAGAGGTTCTATACATTCGGGACAACCAAGTCTCTGGCTCCATTCCTCATGTGATAGGGAATCTCAAGAATCTGGTTGTGCTAAGAGTCGCCAGAAACAATCTGACTGGTCATTTGCCTCCGAATCTCTGTCAAGGTGGGCGTCTTATTAATTTCACTGCAAATAGCAATCGTCTGATAGGTCCAATCCCCAAAAGCCTGAAAAACTGCAGAACATTATACAGAGTCCGCCTTGATAGAAACCAACTCACTGGAAACATATCTGAAGATTTTGGTGAATATCCAAACTTGGATTACATAAATCTAAGCGACAATAAATTTTACGGAGAACTTTCACCGAAATGGGGTAGGTCTCTGAAGCTAACAAATCTTGAGATTGCAGGCAACAATATTACTGGTACCATTCCACCTGAGATTGGAAACTTGACTCAACTGCAGTTGcttaatctttcttcaaatcATTTGGTGGGAAACATCCCTGTGGAACTTGGAAGGCTCACTTCGTTAGGGAAGCTTATACTGAAAGACAACCAACTCTCTGGTGGTATACCTCAAGAGCTTGGATCACTGACTGAACTTGAGTATCTTGACCTGTCCACAAACAAATTGAGCCAGTCAATTCCAAGTAGCCTAGGTAACTTTCTGAAGCTGCACCATATCAATGCCAGCAACAACAAGTTAAGccaaaaaattccatttcaatTCAGGAGTTTAACTCAGCTGTCCGTGCTAGATTTGAGTCACAATGGTCTTGATCGAGAGATACCAACAGAGCTTAGTAATTTGAAAAGTTTGGTGACACTAAATCTTTCCCACAATAATCTCTCTGGAGTTATTCCAAAGAGTTTTgatgaacttcgtggcttggaTCACATCGACATATCATACAATCAATTCTGGGGTCCCATCCCAAACAATAAGGCATTTCATGAGGCTCCCATTGAAGCATTGAAGGGAAACAAGGGGTTGTGTGGAAATGTTACAGGTTTTCTGCCCTGCATTATTAATCCGGAAGATAAGAAGCACAGTTCTATATACTTTATACTTTGA